A window from Centropristis striata isolate RG_2023a ecotype Rhode Island chromosome 2, C.striata_1.0, whole genome shotgun sequence encodes these proteins:
- the pdcd2 gene encoding programmed cell death protein 2: MSGGRSLSSAEVVLGFLEEAEPWRLLSPQFPSKVGGKPAWLSQTGLPSLPGLECEICRLPMAFLLQVYAPISGQDRSFHRTLFLFCCRTHECYTSNDSRCMKVFRSQLPRRNEFYPFEPPPEDEPPSDSDPDQSMLSVSGVKLCWVCGCPGNKACSRCHTVTYCGKHHQTLHWKHTHKRECCNQEASIVPTSSFLFPESELVTEPEEEEEEEEDDTKQAEGEEGTTDDSSLADTLAETDLEEMAMHETEDNKVFQRFKKRIAPEPHQVVRYSREGSPLWVSSQHIPSDQDIPPCICGTKRTFEFQVMPQLLNSLSVDSTGASIDWGTLAVYTCSASCDHNDQYRPEFIWKQDFSPDQHTQIKPT, translated from the exons ATGTCCGGAGGTAGAAGCCTGTCCTCGGCAGAGGTGGTTCTGGGCTTCCTGGAGGAGGCGGAGCCGTGGCGGCTTCTGTCCCCGCAGTTCCCCAGTAAAGTCGGAGGGAAGCCGGCGTGGCTCAGCCAGACAGGCCTGCCCTCACTGCCCGGGCTGGAGTGTGAGATATGCCGCCTACCTATGGCCTTCCTGCTGCAG GTGTACGCACCAATTTCTGGCCAGGACAGAAGTTTCCACAGAACGCTCTTCCTGTTCTGCTGTAGAACTCATGAGTGCTACACATCCAATGACAGCCGCTGTATGAAAG ttttcagaagCCAGCTACCCAGAAGGAATGAGTTCTACCCCTTCGAGCCGCCTCCAG AGGATGAACCCCCCAGTGATTCTGACCCGGATCAGAGCATGTTGTCCGTCTCTGGAGTTAAACTATGCTGGGTGTGCGGTTGCCCCGGCAACAAAGCCTGCTCCCGCTGTCACACTGTTACTTACTGTGGAAAGCACCACCAGACCCTccactggaaacacacacacaagagagaGTGCTGCAACCAAG aAGCGTCCATTGTCCCAACCTCTTCCTTCCTCTTCCCTGAGTCTGAGCTAGTCACTgaacctgaggaggaggaggaggaggaagaggatgacaCAAAGCAGGCTGAAGGAGAGGAAGGGACTACAGATGATTCCTCCTTAGCAGACA CCCTGGCAGAGACAGACCTGGAGGAGATGGCTATGCACGAGACTGAAGACAACAAAGTGTTCCAGCGGTTTAAAAAGAGGATCGCACCAGAGCCACACCAG GTGGTGCGTTACAGTCGAGAGGGGTCCCCCTTGTGGGTCTCTTCTCAGCACATCCCTTCAGATCAGGATATCCCACCGTGCATCTGTGGCACCAAGAGGACTTTTGAGTTTCAG gtgatGCCACAGCTGTTAAACAGTCTGTCTGTGGACTCGACAGGAGCCAGTATTGACTGGGGGACACTGGCTGTCTACACCTGCTCTGCCAGCTGTGACCACAATGACCAGTACCGCCCTGAGTTCATCTGGAAACAGGACTTCAGCCCAgatcaacacacacaaataaaacctACATAA
- the rhoua gene encoding ras homolog family member Ua, with the protein MSPSSPCQMPSRGDSGYKPAQVSPAPPVPPRRVRGSGRTRRSGAGAPSAGAGASERRVKCVLVGDGAVGKTSLVVSYTTNGYPTEYVPTAFDNFSAVVSVDGQPVKLQLCDTAGQDEFDKLRPLCYTSADVFLLCFSVVSPASFQNVPEKWVPEIRKHAPFAPLVLVGTQCDLREDVKVLIDLAKYRERPVDPADARDCAMEIGAMAYMECSSLTQKNLKEVFDTAILASLQNCSSHKHPRGKQKRRKKQRQTPDKMKSLSKSWWKRYCCVA; encoded by the exons ATGTCGCCCTCCTCTCCATGCCAGATGCCTTCGCGAGGCGACAGCGGCTACAAGCCGGCACAGGTGTCCCCCGCTCCGCCTGTCCCACCGCGGAGGGTCAGGGGCTCCGGCCGGACGCGGCGGTCCGGGGCAGGGGCACCGTCAGCCGGGGCCGGGGCATCGGAGAGGCGGGTGAAGTGTGTGCTGGTGGGGGACGGAGCTGTGGGGAAAACCAGCCTGGTGGTCAGCTACACCACCAATGGCTATCCCACCGAGTACGTCCCCACCGCGTTCGACAACTTCTCAG cggtGGTATCAGTGGATGGGCAGCCAGTCAAACTACAACTCTGTGACACAGCTGGACAG GATGAGTTTGACAAGCTGCGGCCTCTGTGCTACACCAGTGCAGATGTTTTCCTGCTGTGCTTCAGCGTTGTCAGTCCCGCCTCCTTCCAGAACGTTCCTGAGAAGTGGGTTCCAGAGATCCGGAAACACGCCCCCTTCGCTCCGCTTGTCCTCGTTGGGACGCAGTGTGACCTCCGAGAAGACGTCAAG GTTCTCATTGACCTAGCTAAGTACCGGGAGCGACCTGTGGACCCAGCAGATGCCCGGGACTGTGCGATGGAGATCGGGGCTATGGCCTACATGGAGTGCTCTTCCCTGACCCAAAAAAATTTGAAAGAAGTGTTTGACACGGCCATACTGGCCAGCCTGCAGAACTGCAGCTCTCACAAGCACCCGAGAGGGAAACAGAAACGACGTAAAAAGCAAAGGCAGACACCGGACAAGATGAAGAGTCTGTCCAAGTCGTGGTGGAAAAGGTACTGCTGTGTGGCCTAG